One genomic window of Tatumella citrea includes the following:
- the deoC gene encoding deoxyribose-phosphate aldolase, translating to MTDMTDIARRAIGLMDLTTLNDDDTEDKVTALCHQANSPAGLTAAICIYPRFVPLARKVLREQGTPQVRIATVTNFPAGGDDVQIALAETRAAIAYGADEVDVVFPWRSLKAGDAQRGAELVSACSKACHEAKVLLKVIIESGELQQPALIRQASEIAIESGADFIKTSTGKVPVNATLETARIMLEVIRDKGVAASVGFKPAGGVRTTEDAAAYLALAAEILGDEWADARHFRFGASGLLNSLLKTCGTEVNGTTSGY from the coding sequence ATGACTGATATGACCGACATTGCCCGCAGGGCAATAGGGCTGATGGATCTTACTACGCTCAATGATGATGATACTGAGGACAAAGTGACCGCGCTTTGTCACCAGGCAAATTCCCCGGCCGGCCTGACCGCTGCTATTTGCATCTATCCACGATTTGTCCCTCTGGCGCGAAAAGTACTGCGTGAGCAGGGAACACCTCAGGTGCGTATTGCCACAGTAACCAATTTCCCTGCAGGGGGCGATGACGTGCAAATTGCCCTTGCGGAGACCCGTGCTGCCATTGCTTATGGTGCAGATGAAGTTGACGTTGTGTTTCCCTGGCGGTCGCTAAAAGCCGGTGATGCACAACGTGGAGCAGAACTGGTGAGTGCCTGTAGCAAGGCGTGTCATGAGGCAAAAGTACTGCTAAAAGTGATTATTGAAAGTGGTGAGTTACAGCAACCAGCACTGATTCGCCAGGCTTCTGAAATTGCGATTGAATCCGGGGCTGATTTTATCAAAACCTCGACCGGGAAGGTGCCGGTTAATGCCACTCTGGAAACCGCCAGAATTATGCTGGAAGTGATTCGTGATAAAGGCGTTGCCGCCAGCGTCGGATTCAAACCTGCCGGTGGAGTCCGGACCACCGAAGATGCCGCTGCCTATCTGGCGCTGGCCGCTGAGATCCTTGGCGATGAATGGGCTGATGCGCGGCATTTCCGTTTCGGAGCATCCGGGTTACTGAACAGTCTGCTGAAAACCTGTGGTACGGAGGTTAACGGAACCACTTCCGGTTACTGA
- the deoA gene encoding thymidine phosphorylase encodes MLLPQEIIRKKRDGHVLSAPEISHFIRGITDNSVSEGQIAALAMAIWFRDMTLPERVALTLAMRDSGTVLNWQDLHLNGPVVDKHSTGGVGDVTSLMLGPMIAACGGYVPMISGRGLGHTGGTLDKLEAIPGFDIFPDDQRFRQIIRDTGVAIIGQTRSLAPADQRFYATRDISATVDSIPLITASILAKKLAEGLDALVMDVKVGSGAFMPDYAQSELLAGAIVGVANGAGCKTTALLTDMSQVLARSAGNATEVREAVRFLRGDERNSRLLEVTLALCSEMLVSSGLASDDAAARARLMQVLDNGRAAEVFGRMVAEQRGPADFVEHYQRYLPTAPVIKPLFATAEGYLHAMDTREIGMTVVRLGGGRQRASDGIDYRVGLTEVAELGQAVDAQSPLAVIHAADEDSWQMAAKDIREAMSISDQPAKEIPLIYRRIS; translated from the coding sequence ATGTTACTGCCACAGGAAATTATTCGTAAAAAGCGCGATGGGCATGTGCTAAGCGCCCCGGAAATCAGCCATTTTATCCGGGGGATCACAGATAATTCGGTATCAGAAGGGCAAATTGCCGCTCTGGCAATGGCTATCTGGTTCCGTGATATGACTTTGCCGGAACGGGTAGCTCTGACACTGGCTATGCGTGACTCCGGCACAGTCCTCAACTGGCAGGATTTACATCTCAATGGCCCGGTGGTGGATAAACATTCCACCGGCGGTGTTGGCGATGTTACATCCCTGATGCTGGGACCGATGATTGCTGCCTGTGGCGGCTATGTGCCGATGATTTCCGGGCGCGGCCTCGGTCATACCGGCGGAACGCTGGATAAGCTGGAAGCGATTCCCGGATTTGATATTTTTCCTGATGATCAACGTTTCCGTCAGATCATCCGTGATACCGGGGTAGCGATAATCGGCCAGACCCGGTCACTGGCACCGGCCGATCAGCGTTTTTATGCAACCCGTGATATCAGTGCCACCGTTGATTCTATACCACTGATTACTGCTTCTATTCTGGCGAAGAAACTGGCGGAGGGGCTGGATGCGCTGGTGATGGACGTAAAAGTGGGCAGTGGTGCATTTATGCCAGATTACGCACAATCAGAGTTGCTGGCGGGTGCTATTGTCGGAGTAGCTAACGGCGCAGGCTGCAAAACGACGGCACTGCTGACCGATATGAGTCAGGTACTGGCCCGTTCCGCCGGGAATGCAACGGAGGTTCGTGAGGCGGTGCGATTCCTGAGAGGGGATGAGCGGAATTCACGCCTGCTGGAAGTAACATTGGCATTATGCAGCGAAATGCTGGTCAGCAGTGGTCTGGCATCTGATGATGCGGCGGCCCGGGCACGGCTGATGCAGGTGCTGGACAACGGCCGTGCAGCAGAAGTGTTTGGCAGAATGGTGGCAGAACAGCGTGGTCCGGCTGATTTCGTTGAGCATTACCAACGCTATCTGCCGACAGCTCCGGTGATTAAACCACTGTTTGCCACCGCCGAAGGTTATCTCCATGCGATGGATACCCGGGAAATCGGTATGACTGTGGTCCGGTTAGGGGGCGGTCGACAGCGGGCCAGTGACGGAATTGATTATCGTGTCGGCCTGACTGAAGTGGCTGAACTGGGACAAGCGGTGGATGCACAAAGTCCGTTAGCGGTGATTCACGCGGCTGATGAAGACAGCTGGCAGATGGCAGCGAAAGATATTCGCGAAGCGATGAGTATCAGTGACCAGCCAGCGAAAGAAATACCGCTCATCTATCGCAGAATTAGTTAA
- the deoB gene encoding phosphopentomutase, with translation MKRAFIMVLDSFGIGASADAEKFGDTGSDTLGHIAQACSEGRADQGRKGPLSLPNLTSLGLAKSAELSTGKIPAGMDAQAEVIGAYASASELSSGKDTPSGHWEIAGVPVLFDWGYFSDETNSFPQPLLDTLTEKAGLPGYLGNCHSSGTVILDQLGEEHMRTGKPIFYTSADSVFQIACHEETFGLERLYELCEIARKELTEGGYNIGRVIARPFIGQKAGEFVRTGNRHDLAVEPPSATMLQKLVEEKGGEVISVGKIADIYAQQGITKRVKATGLDALFDATVIEMQQAPDNSIVFTNFVDFDSSWGHRRDVAGYAAGLELFDRRLPELMALVNPGDILILTADHGCDPTWHGTDHTREHIPVLIYGPDVKPGSRGQRDTFADIGQTIATYFGLSAMDYGRNML, from the coding sequence ATGAAACGTGCATTTATCATGGTACTGGATTCCTTCGGGATCGGTGCCAGCGCGGATGCGGAAAAATTCGGTGATACCGGTTCAGATACCCTGGGCCATATTGCACAAGCCTGTAGTGAAGGTCGGGCCGATCAGGGCAGAAAAGGCCCGTTATCGTTACCGAACCTGACATCTCTGGGGCTGGCGAAGTCAGCAGAGCTGTCGACAGGAAAAATCCCGGCAGGCATGGATGCTCAGGCTGAGGTTATCGGAGCCTATGCCAGTGCCAGTGAACTCTCTTCGGGAAAAGACACCCCGTCCGGACACTGGGAAATTGCCGGAGTACCGGTATTGTTTGACTGGGGCTACTTCTCTGATGAAACCAACAGTTTTCCACAGCCATTGCTGGATACTCTGACAGAAAAGGCGGGGTTACCCGGTTACCTTGGTAACTGTCACTCTTCAGGTACAGTGATCCTCGATCAACTGGGCGAAGAGCACATGCGCACCGGAAAACCTATTTTTTATACTTCCGCCGATTCGGTATTCCAGATTGCCTGCCACGAAGAGACTTTCGGGCTGGAGCGGTTGTATGAATTATGCGAAATTGCCCGTAAAGAGTTAACCGAGGGTGGCTACAATATTGGCAGGGTGATTGCCCGGCCATTTATCGGACAAAAAGCGGGCGAGTTCGTTCGTACCGGCAACCGACATGATTTGGCTGTTGAACCGCCTTCCGCAACCATGCTGCAGAAGCTGGTGGAAGAGAAGGGTGGTGAGGTAATTTCGGTGGGTAAAATTGCCGATATTTATGCCCAACAGGGAATCACTAAAAGAGTAAAAGCCACCGGGCTGGATGCGTTATTTGATGCCACAGTCATCGAAATGCAACAGGCGCCTGATAACTCAATTGTGTTTACTAACTTTGTCGATTTCGATTCAAGTTGGGGACACCGCCGTGATGTGGCTGGTTATGCCGCCGGTCTGGAGCTGTTTGATCGTCGCCTTCCGGAACTGATGGCGCTGGTGAATCCGGGGGATATTCTTATCCTGACCGCTGACCATGGTTGTGACCCAACCTGGCACGGCACCGACCATACCCGCGAGCATATTCCGGTATTAATCTATGGCCCTGACGTTAAACCAGGATCCAGGGGACAACGAGACACATTTGCTGATATCGGCCAGACGATAGCGACATATTTCGGTCTTTCTGCTATGGATTACGGGCGTAACATGCTGTAA
- the deoD gene encoding purine-nucleoside phosphorylase: MATPHINAEPGDFADVVLMPGDPLRAKYIAENFLQDAREVNNVRGMLGYTGTYKGRKISVMGHGMGIPSCSIYAKELITDFGVKTIIRVGSCGAVRPDVKLRDVVIGMGACTDSKVNRMRFKDHDFAAIADFDLVRNAVDAAKKLGIDARVGNIFSADLFYSPDPQMFDVMEKYGILGVEMEAAGIYGVAAEFGAKALAICTVSDHIRSGEQTTAEERQTTFNDMINIALESVLAGSQA; this comes from the coding sequence ATGGCTACACCTCATATTAATGCTGAACCGGGTGATTTCGCTGACGTGGTTCTGATGCCGGGCGATCCGCTGCGTGCTAAATATATTGCAGAAAACTTTCTGCAGGATGCCCGTGAGGTTAACAATGTGCGCGGTATGCTCGGTTATACCGGGACTTATAAAGGCCGTAAAATTTCGGTAATGGGCCACGGAATGGGTATTCCTTCCTGCTCCATTTATGCTAAAGAGCTGATCACTGATTTTGGCGTGAAAACCATTATTCGTGTAGGTTCCTGCGGAGCGGTTCGTCCGGACGTTAAACTGCGTGACGTCGTGATTGGTATGGGTGCCTGTACCGATTCTAAAGTGAACCGTATGCGTTTTAAAGACCATGATTTTGCGGCCATCGCTGATTTCGATCTGGTGCGTAATGCAGTGGATGCGGCGAAAAAACTGGGAATCGATGCCCGTGTAGGTAACATCTTCTCGGCTGATTTATTTTACAGCCCTGACCCGCAGATGTTTGATGTGATGGAAAAATACGGCATTCTCGGGGTAGAGATGGAAGCTGCTGGTATTTATGGTGTTGCGGCAGAGTTCGGAGCGAAAGCGCTGGCTATCTGTACTGTCTCTGACCATATCCGTTCCGGTGAGCAGACGACTGCAGAAGAGCGTCAGACTACGTTTAATGACATGATTAATATCGCTCTGGAATCTGTGTTAGCGGGTTCTCAGGCGTAA
- the mrdA gene encoding penicillin-binding protein 2, with translation MKLRNFEIEEKLFIRRAIAAFGLVAACFGILAYNLYRLQINEHSYYQTRSNNNDIKMIPIAPTRGIIYDRNGTPLVKNITQYDLTIIPYQITNLKETIQALTPLIGLTPDDVADFWHRLKQNSRYKPIIVKDELSEEQIARFSIDEYRFPGVSIESYQDRQYPYGADLAHVVGYVSKINDNDFKKLNAAGISENYAADHNIGKQGIEGYYESVLHGQTGYQEVEVDNHGRIVRVLSEQPPVAGKNVWLTLDLPLQQYVENLLAGQRAAVLVEDPHDGSVLAMVSAPSYDPNPFVKGISYKAYEDLLHNKDLPLINRVTQGLYPPASTVKPYMAMSALLNGVITPQTTFFGAPTWTLPGTDRHYRDWKKTGHGMLNVTKAIEESADTFFYQVAYMMGIDRIHTMLSQFGYGRLTGIDLHEEYKGLLPSRDWKQAVHKKAWYQGDTISVGIGQGYWIATPIQMVKALVTLLNNGKVLTPHLLMKEQQGNTVEPYQPASAAPQIGDPNSPYWSLVRHAMFGMANAPNGTGYKYFHTAPYGIAAKSGTSQVFSLRENQVYNAKMIPVRLRDHIFYTAFAPFKDPKVAVAVILENGGINGVVAAPLMRQILDHIMLPQGSAVPPADDKGAIPQNIPDNGGVAPGSVTTDQ, from the coding sequence ATGAAGCTGCGTAATTTCGAAATTGAAGAAAAACTGTTCATTCGTCGTGCAATAGCGGCTTTTGGCTTAGTGGCGGCTTGCTTTGGCATCCTGGCGTATAACCTCTATCGCCTGCAGATTAACGAACACAGTTACTACCAGACCCGGTCTAACAATAATGACATCAAAATGATCCCGATCGCGCCAACGCGTGGGATTATCTATGACCGGAATGGCACACCGCTGGTAAAAAATATCACCCAGTATGATCTGACGATTATTCCCTACCAGATCACTAACCTGAAAGAGACTATCCAGGCACTGACTCCGCTGATTGGTCTGACTCCGGACGATGTGGCTGACTTCTGGCATCGCCTGAAGCAGAACAGCCGTTACAAGCCGATTATCGTTAAAGACGAGCTGTCAGAAGAGCAGATAGCCCGATTTTCGATCGATGAATATCGTTTCCCGGGCGTGAGTATCGAATCTTATCAGGACAGACAATACCCGTACGGTGCGGATTTAGCGCATGTGGTCGGTTATGTCTCGAAAATTAATGATAACGACTTTAAGAAACTGAATGCTGCAGGTATTTCTGAGAACTATGCTGCTGACCACAACATTGGTAAGCAGGGTATTGAAGGTTATTACGAGTCAGTGCTGCACGGGCAAACCGGTTATCAGGAAGTTGAAGTCGACAACCACGGACGTATTGTCCGGGTATTGAGCGAACAGCCGCCGGTAGCAGGTAAAAATGTCTGGCTGACCCTGGACCTGCCGTTGCAACAATATGTTGAAAACCTGCTGGCAGGACAGCGTGCCGCTGTACTGGTAGAAGATCCGCACGATGGCTCGGTACTGGCGATGGTCTCGGCTCCCAGCTATGATCCTAACCCGTTTGTTAAGGGGATCAGCTATAAAGCCTATGAAGATCTGCTGCACAATAAAGATCTGCCGTTGATTAACCGCGTCACCCAGGGGCTGTATCCACCGGCATCCACAGTTAAGCCCTATATGGCGATGTCTGCTCTGCTTAACGGGGTTATTACTCCACAGACAACTTTCTTCGGGGCTCCGACCTGGACATTACCGGGCACTGATCGCCATTACCGGGACTGGAAAAAAACCGGTCATGGCATGCTGAACGTAACTAAGGCGATAGAAGAGTCTGCGGATACTTTCTTCTACCAGGTCGCGTATATGATGGGAATCGACAGAATTCACACTATGCTCAGCCAGTTTGGTTACGGCAGACTGACCGGTATTGATCTGCACGAAGAATATAAGGGGCTGCTGCCAAGCCGTGACTGGAAGCAGGCGGTGCATAAAAAAGCCTGGTATCAGGGGGATACCATTTCCGTAGGTATCGGACAGGGCTACTGGATTGCGACGCCGATTCAGATGGTAAAAGCACTGGTGACTCTGTTAAATAACGGGAAGGTGCTGACACCGCACCTGCTGATGAAAGAACAGCAGGGCAATACGGTAGAACCTTATCAGCCGGCTTCTGCGGCGCCACAAATTGGCGATCCTAACTCTCCTTACTGGTCGCTGGTGCGACATGCTATGTTTGGTATGGCGAATGCTCCAAACGGTACCGGATATAAATACTTCCATACCGCGCCATATGGCATTGCGGCGAAGAGTGGTACCTCGCAGGTATTCAGCCTGAGGGAGAACCAGGTGTATAACGCGAAAATGATTCCTGTGCGCCTGCGTGACCATATTTTCTATACTGCGTTTGCGCCGTTTAAAGACCCTAAAGTGGCTGTGGCGGTGATTCTGGAAAATGGTGGTATTAACGGCGTTGTCGCGGCACCGCTGATGCGTCAGATACTTGACCATATTATGCTGCCACAGGGGAGTGCTGTTCCGCCTGCGGATGATAAAGGTGCTATTCCGCAGAATATTCCGGACAACGGCGGAGTTGCTCCCGGTTCGGTGACCACCGACCAGTAA